AAATGATTCATGGATCCTTTGGTCAGCAGATTGAGGACTTTTCCCCCTGCCTCCACAATCCAGTTGACAGAAACAGGCGTATCCACAAATCCTAAAACCTCCACGCGATCCAAATATCCCTTTTTGGCAGCCCATTGGGTAATTTTCTGTACTCCCTCCAATTCCCCTTCGGAAACTCGGGCAGAAGCCACCTCAATGCGATCTACTTTGAGTTCCTCCAACAGCAATTTTGCGATTTGGAGTTTTTCCGAAGGCAAAAAGGAAACCCCTGAGGTCTGTTCTCCATCTCTCAGTGTAGTATCCATGATTTCTATGCGTCTGCCCACAGAACCCTCCAAGGGTTTGAAACCCTTGGAGGGATGGGATGCATGATTTCCTGTTGCCTTCATTTTAAGCATCATTTATTTGGATGCAGCAAATGCGTCGATTTCTGATGACATACTCAAGAGATAGTCAATGTCATCAAATCCGTTTTGCATGTTTCCTTTTTTGTATTCATTGATGTCAAAAGATTCAAATTCTCCTGTGGAAAGAAGTTTGATCTTTTGTTCAGGCAAGTTAACCTCGATTTCAGTGGTTGGGTCTACTTCAATAGCAGCAAACAATTTATCTGCAAACTCAGGAGAAACTGTCACTGGAAGTACCCCAATGTTTAGACAGTTATTCTTGAAAATATCTGCGAAAAAGCTGGAGACTACACATCTAAATCCATAATCATAAATTGCCCAAACCGCGTGCTCTCGGCTGGAGCCAGAACCGAAGTTTTTACCAGCAACTAGGATTTTACCGCTGTAGGCTGGGTTATTCAGCACGAAATCCGCTTTAGGATTTCCTTCCACATCATATCTCCAGTCACGGAAAAGGTTATCTCCAAATCCCTCACGCTCAGTTGCCTTTAGAAATCGAGCAGGGATAATTTGGTCGGTGTCCACGTTTTCAGTTGGCAAGGGAACTGCGGTACTGCGTAGGACTGTAAATTTATCGTAAGCCATGTGTTTCGAATTGTAAAATTGAAAGATTGGAAGATTGAAAAATTAATTTTCAAATACTTCCCTAGGATCAGTAATACGACCAGTAACTGCGACCGCCGCAACAGTCAGCGGAGAAGCCAACATCGTACGTGCACCTGGACCTTGACGACCTTCGAAGTTTCTATTGGAAGTAGAAACAGCATATTTTCCAGCAGGAATCTTATCGTCATTCATCGCCAAACAAGCCGAACAACCTGGTTGACGAAGCTCAAATCCAGCTTCTTCCAAGATTTTCACCAATCCCTCTTCATGAGCCAATTTTTCAACCTCACGAGATCCTGGTACAATCCAAGCGGTGATATTGTCTGCCTTTTTTCTTCCTTTTACAAAGTTTGCTACAGCTCGAATGTCTTCGATTCGACCGTTAGTACAAGAACCAACGAATACGTAGTCTACTTGCTTTCCTTTTACTGGTTCACCAGGTTGGAAGCCCATGTAATCAAGAGATTTTAAATACGAAGTCTTATTAGAACCTTCCATACCTTCAGTAGTTGGAATATTTTCAACCACTTTGATTCCCATTCCGGGATTGGTACCATAGGTAATCATAGGTTCGATATCTGCCGCATCGAAGACTAATTCCTTGTCGAAAGTAGCTCCTTCGTCAGTTTTCAAGGTCTTCCAATGTGCAACGGCTTTATCCCAATCTTCGCCTTTAGGAGCATATTGCTTACCCTCCAAAAATGCAAAAGTAGTTTCATCTGGAGCAATCAAACCTCCACGGGCACCCATTTCGATGGACATATTGCAAATGGTCATTCGAGCTTCCATGGATAGGTTTCGGATAGCCGAACCAGCATACTCCACGAAATAGCCTGTTGCACCAGCCGCTGAGATTTTGGAGATAATGTATAGAATGATGTCTTTGGAGGTCACCCCTTTGCCAAGTTCACCTTCTACAGAAATTCTCATTTTCTTCGGCTTGGACTGCATAATACACTGCGTTGCCAAAACCATTTCTACTTCTGAAGTACCGATACCAAATGCTATAGCACCAAAAGCACCATGCGTAGAAGTATGGGAATCTCCACACACTATGGTCATTCCCGGCTGAGTTACGCCAAGTTCTGGTCCGATTACGTGTACGATTCCATGATGAGCAGTGCCCAAGTCATGAAGTTCGATTCCGTATTTTTTACAGTTTTCACGAAGCTTCTCCACTTGCATGCGAGACAGCTTGTCCTTAATCGTTTGATCTTGGTCGACAGTAGGAACGTTATGGTCAGGAGTAGCGATTGTCCGATGCGGATATTTTACTCCGATCCCACGCTTCTCCAAGTTAAGAAATGCCACAGGGGAGGTTACTTCATGAATAAAGTGTTTATCAATGAAGAACACATCTGGGCCGGCAGGGACAGATTTCACTACGTGAGAATCCCAGATTTTATCAAATAAAGTTGTCTTTTCCATAATTAAGCAGTCGCGTATTCTTTGACTGGAATTTTATTGAGTGCATCGACAAATGCCTGAGCAGAAGCTAGGACGATATCTTGGTTAGATGCGAAACCGTAGTATGGTTTTTCTGATTTAATTAGGCGCATATGAACTTTTGCCACGTCATCACTGCCGTGAGTAATTGCCTGAATGAGGAATTCTTCCAAATCCACCTGCGGTTTTACGATTTTTTCGATGGCCTTTAAAACTGCATCCACAGGACCAACACCAGAAGAAGATGCTTTATGAGAT
Above is a window of Algoriphagus sanaruensis DNA encoding:
- the leuD gene encoding 3-isopropylmalate dehydratase small subunit; this encodes MAYDKFTVLRSTAVPLPTENVDTDQIIPARFLKATEREGFGDNLFRDWRYDVEGNPKADFVLNNPAYSGKILVAGKNFGSGSSREHAVWAIYDYGFRCVVSSFFADIFKNNCLNIGVLPVTVSPEFADKLFAAIEVDPTTEIEVNLPEQKIKLLSTGEFESFDINEYKKGNMQNGFDDIDYLLSMSSEIDAFAASK
- the leuC gene encoding 3-isopropylmalate dehydratase large subunit — its product is MEKTTLFDKIWDSHVVKSVPAGPDVFFIDKHFIHEVTSPVAFLNLEKRGIGVKYPHRTIATPDHNVPTVDQDQTIKDKLSRMQVEKLRENCKKYGIELHDLGTAHHGIVHVIGPELGVTQPGMTIVCGDSHTSTHGAFGAIAFGIGTSEVEMVLATQCIMQSKPKKMRISVEGELGKGVTSKDIILYIISKISAAGATGYFVEYAGSAIRNLSMEARMTICNMSIEMGARGGLIAPDETTFAFLEGKQYAPKGEDWDKAVAHWKTLKTDEGATFDKELVFDAADIEPMITYGTNPGMGIKVVENIPTTEGMEGSNKTSYLKSLDYMGFQPGEPVKGKQVDYVFVGSCTNGRIEDIRAVANFVKGRKKADNITAWIVPGSREVEKLAHEEGLVKILEEAGFELRQPGCSACLAMNDDKIPAGKYAVSTSNRNFEGRQGPGARTMLASPLTVAAVAVTGRITDPREVFEN